In the genome of Chloroflexota bacterium, one region contains:
- a CDS encoding glycosyltransferase family 39 protein — translation MELLRKGISQLRQALGKVAARLRWDVWTVAAFTLAGAALRLGKLGADGLWRDEAQGLFVAAKSFPTGITGALVADGHPPLFFFLMHFWAKIWGTNEFGIRLLPALLGIATIPLLYAVGRDMFGRYVGVLAAGIGALLPMHVLVSRQARMYTLLPLLALLSIWTLYDATRHNMRRYWAGWVVSSVLMMYSHNWGILVFAAENLFVAWHWLMRDRRPSSLGAWMVSLAGVGLLYLPWLPTLLEQFRIPGIVMGPWVRSENSPIGHFWRIFNELTSMTWPGDRPLPYVLLLAIGVLSFTVSRKRLAVAYEFSPATDLVVLALLFPMAVGILATSRTQGLIPSYVAMAVFPPLCFLLARAISGLRPAYGLMALAVIALLFWYPALQNLYAKPVSAMREIARYVQDSAGPDDVVIIAPDYLATPFNFYFSGEQAQVAFPQPPGRVEEIIWQGWRARWEQADEAVSPTLEFVATGALDGRIWLIAPLDMYPNDPYFGQIRVLKAALDEQYDLVEHEGRFRKMATEGADVFVYRRR, via the coding sequence ATGGAGTTGTTGCGCAAAGGGATTTCGCAGTTGAGGCAGGCGCTGGGCAAAGTCGCCGCGCGCCTGCGCTGGGACGTGTGGACGGTGGCGGCGTTCACCCTTGCGGGCGCGGCGCTGCGGCTGGGGAAGTTGGGCGCGGATGGCCTGTGGCGCGACGAGGCACAGGGGCTGTTCGTCGCCGCCAAGTCGTTCCCGACGGGAATCACGGGGGCGCTCGTCGCCGATGGCCACCCGCCGCTGTTCTTCTTCCTCATGCATTTCTGGGCGAAGATTTGGGGCACCAACGAGTTCGGCATCCGCCTGTTGCCGGCGCTGCTGGGGATTGCCACCATCCCGCTCCTGTACGCGGTCGGGCGCGACATGTTCGGCCGGTACGTGGGCGTGCTGGCTGCGGGCATTGGCGCCCTGTTGCCGATGCACGTGCTCGTGTCGCGGCAGGCGCGGATGTACACGCTGCTGCCGCTCCTGGCGCTCCTGTCCATCTGGACGCTGTACGACGCCACGCGCCACAACATGCGCCGATACTGGGCCGGTTGGGTGGTGTCGTCGGTGCTGATGATGTACAGCCACAACTGGGGCATCCTGGTGTTTGCCGCCGAGAACCTGTTCGTGGCGTGGCACTGGCTCATGCGAGACCGGCGGCCGTCCTCGCTGGGCGCGTGGATGGTGTCGCTGGCGGGCGTGGGCCTGCTGTATCTGCCGTGGCTGCCCACGCTCCTGGAGCAGTTCCGCATTCCGGGCATCGTCATGGGCCCCTGGGTGCGCAGCGAGAACTCGCCTATCGGCCACTTCTGGCGCATCTTCAACGAGTTGACGTCCATGACCTGGCCGGGCGACCGTCCGCTGCCGTATGTGCTCCTGCTGGCTATCGGGGTGCTGTCGTTCACCGTATCCCGCAAGCGCCTGGCGGTGGCCTACGAGTTCTCGCCCGCGACCGACCTGGTGGTGCTGGCCTTGCTGTTCCCGATGGCGGTGGGCATTCTGGCCACGAGCCGCACGCAGGGGCTGATCCCGTCGTATGTGGCGATGGCGGTGTTTCCGCCGCTGTGCTTCCTGTTGGCGCGGGCGATTTCGGGCCTGCGCCCGGCGTATGGGCTGATGGCGCTGGCGGTCATCGCGCTGCTGTTCTGGTATCCGGCGCTCCAGAACCTGTACGCCAAGCCCGTGTCGGCCATGCGCGAGATCGCGCGGTACGTGCAGGACTCCGCCGGGCCGGACGATGTGGTCATCATCGCGCCCGACTACCTGGCCACGCCGTTCAACTTCTACTTCTCGGGCGAGCAGGCGCAGGTGGCATTCCCGCAGCCGCCCGGCCGCGTGGAGGAGATCATCTGGCAGGGCTGGCGCGCCCGCTGGGAGCAGGCGGACGAGGCGGTGTCGCCCACGCTGGAATTCGTGGCCACCGGCGCGCTCGATGGCCGAATCTGGCTCATCGCGCCGCTTGACATGTACCCGAACGACCCCTACTTCGGCCAGATCAGGGTGCTGAAGGCGGCGCTGGACGAGCAGTACGACCTGGTGGAGCATGAAGGCCGCTTCCGCAAGATGGCTACGGAAGGGGCGGATGTCTTTGTGTATCGGCGGCGCTGA
- a CDS encoding glycosyltransferase family 39 protein, protein MLESKRAGRKEYVAVAGIALLALAVRLALVLWADRAIRWDEPDYLTLARNLATGRGFSVAGHPELHYAPLFPLVASLFYRLLGNLKAASDAVYVLAGAALIVPFFALVRRLFGGRVALAASLLLALCPALNASVLYWGTMTEPLYLLCIFAGLWLTWVAAESGRVGPAVAAGAGFALAYLTRPEGSFYAALGALVLAVGVVARRQARSGKAWLALGGYLLAALLVAMPYLVYIHAQTGRWMVSGKLGVTYDIGRAVLARDPAEYDRVTASLDSTGREIIWYSPERFQRDLAAELAASPMEALRRVWANFRLLLDAWFDITVFPTLLLVFVGLAWFAAPWDRRRAVAELYWAAALTPLLIAFLPFHVEIRFFAPALPIALAWVGRGAVVMGDWAVDTAQALLADRPLAAWARRLLVALPLVLVSLAFLGLTVVAVGEGRRSTDFGHREAGLWLKRHAPAGSVVMARDLAIALYAELDWVPSPRAEMPQFLQYARVYDVDYVVVDEREVTVIRPHMKALLHAETAPPELKLVYQFVGNKGRTLVYALGGGAP, encoded by the coding sequence GTGTTGGAGAGCAAACGGGCGGGGCGAAAGGAATACGTCGCGGTGGCGGGCATCGCGCTGCTGGCGCTGGCCGTGCGGCTGGCGCTGGTTCTATGGGCCGACCGCGCCATCCGCTGGGACGAGCCTGACTACCTCACGCTGGCGCGGAATCTGGCCACGGGGCGCGGCTTCTCGGTGGCGGGCCACCCCGAATTGCACTACGCGCCGCTGTTCCCGCTGGTGGCGAGCCTGTTCTACCGGCTGCTGGGCAACCTGAAGGCCGCCAGCGATGCGGTGTACGTCCTGGCGGGCGCGGCGCTCATTGTGCCGTTCTTCGCGCTGGTGCGGCGACTGTTCGGCGGGCGCGTGGCGCTGGCGGCGAGCCTTCTGCTGGCGCTGTGTCCGGCCCTCAACGCCTCGGTACTGTACTGGGGGACGATGACGGAGCCGCTATATCTGCTGTGCATCTTCGCGGGGCTGTGGCTCACGTGGGTGGCTGCCGAGAGCGGGCGCGTGGGGCCTGCCGTCGCCGCTGGCGCGGGGTTCGCCCTGGCCTACCTGACGCGGCCCGAGGGGAGTTTCTACGCCGCGTTGGGCGCGCTGGTGCTGGCGGTGGGCGTGGTGGCGCGGCGGCAGGCGCGTTCGGGCAAGGCGTGGTTGGCGCTGGGCGGATACCTGCTGGCGGCGCTGCTGGTGGCGATGCCCTACCTGGTGTACATCCACGCGCAGACCGGCCGGTGGATGGTGAGCGGGAAACTGGGCGTTACCTACGACATCGGGCGGGCGGTGCTGGCCCGCGACCCCGCCGAGTACGACCGCGTTACGGCGTCGCTGGACAGCACGGGCCGCGAAATCATCTGGTACTCGCCCGAACGATTCCAGCGCGACCTGGCCGCGGAGTTGGCGGCAAGCCCGATGGAGGCGCTGCGCCGCGTGTGGGCCAACTTCCGCCTGCTCCTGGACGCATGGTTTGACATAACCGTATTCCCGACGCTGCTGCTCGTCTTCGTGGGCCTGGCGTGGTTTGCTGCGCCCTGGGACAGGCGGCGCGCGGTTGCGGAATTGTACTGGGCGGCGGCCCTCACTCCGCTGCTCATCGCATTCCTGCCGTTCCACGTGGAGATTCGGTTCTTCGCGCCAGCGCTGCCCATCGCGCTGGCCTGGGTGGGACGGGGCGCTGTCGTCATGGGCGACTGGGCCGTGGACACGGCGCAGGCGCTGCTGGCAGACCGGCCGCTGGCGGCGTGGGCGCGGCGCTTGTTGGTCGCGTTGCCGCTCGTCCTGGTGAGCCTGGCGTTTCTGGGCCTGACCGTGGTGGCCGTGGGCGAGGGCAGGCGGAGCACGGACTTCGGCCACCGCGAGGCCGGGCTGTGGCTCAAGCGCCACGCGCCCGCCGGTAGCGTGGTCATGGCGCGGGATTTGGCCATCGCCCTGTACGCCGAACTGGACTGGGTTCCCTCGCCGCGCGCCGAGATGCCCCAGTTTCTGCAGTACGCCCGCGTTTATGACGTGGACTACGTCGTGGTGGACGAACGCGAGGTTACGGTCATCCGCCCGCACATGAAGGCGCTGCTCCACGCCGAGACGGCCCCGCCGGAACTGAAACTAGTGTACCAGTTCGTGGGCAACAAGGGTCGCACGCTGGTGTACGCCCTGGGGGGAGGTGCGCCGTGA
- a CDS encoding SDR family oxidoreductase, whose product MKAFVTGATGFIGGLVVRELAGDGVPVRALVRPGHDTRWLERLGAEVAPGDLRDRDSLAAAMEGCDTLFHVAAFYSTSEADSALMYETNVVGTRNILQVAAGLRYARVVVTSTIGTIGRPADGSLPNEDVEFNLWDSCSHYVRSKYLAELLALNMAREGLPVVVVNPTSPIGAGDVKPSSSGRRVLDALRGKTPSFPPGGLNVVAAKDVARGHILAAQRGQPGRRYILGNVQGNLTRDEFLRLVGEVAGVRVARPPRQSPLRAVRLALGGAAGRRGFLPPALTCDCRRAVEELGMPQTPIRQALAEAVEWFRRNGYVEVAP is encoded by the coding sequence GTGAAGGCATTCGTAACGGGCGCGACGGGTTTCATCGGTGGCCTTGTGGTGCGCGAACTGGCGGGCGACGGCGTGCCGGTGCGCGCTTTGGTGCGGCCTGGGCACGACACCCGCTGGCTGGAGCGACTGGGCGCGGAGGTGGCGCCGGGCGACTTGCGCGACCGCGACAGCCTGGCCGCGGCCATGGAGGGATGCGACACGCTGTTCCATGTCGCGGCATTCTACTCCACCAGCGAGGCCGACAGCGCGCTGATGTACGAGACCAACGTGGTGGGAACGCGGAACATTTTGCAGGTGGCGGCGGGGTTGCGCTACGCCCGCGTTGTCGTTACCAGCACCATCGGCACCATCGGCAGGCCCGCCGACGGCTCGCTGCCCAATGAGGATGTGGAATTCAACCTGTGGGATTCATGCAGCCACTACGTGCGCTCCAAGTACTTGGCCGAACTTCTGGCGCTGAACATGGCGCGGGAGGGGCTTCCCGTCGTGGTGGTCAACCCCACATCGCCCATCGGCGCGGGCGACGTGAAGCCCTCGTCCAGCGGGCGCAGGGTGTTGGACGCGCTCCGGGGCAAGACGCCCTCGTTTCCGCCGGGCGGCCTGAACGTGGTGGCCGCGAAGGATGTGGCGCGCGGGCATATCCTGGCGGCCCAGCGGGGGCAGCCGGGCCGCCGCTATATCCTGGGCAACGTGCAGGGCAACCTGACGCGGGACGAATTCCTGCGGCTGGTGGGCGAGGTCGCGGGGGTGCGGGTGGCGCGGCCGCCCCGACAGTCGCCGCTGCGTGCCGTGCGCCTGGCGCTGGGCGGCGCGGCCGGACGCAGGGGGTTTCTCCCGCCGGCGCTGACGTGCGACTGCCGCCGCGCCGTGGAGGAACTGGGCATGCCCCAGACGCCCATCCGACAGGCGCTGGCGGAGGCTGTGGAGTGGTTTCGCCGGAACGGATACGTGGAGGTGGCACCATGA
- a CDS encoding glycosyltransferase family 39 protein gives MTVRAGQTSRNREWLWVGLLVGLAFLVRLGLVLFVDRVVWGDEPFYLWLGRNWFEGRGYSFTGYSDVHHTPGYPFLSAVFYLITGNLETASDICYVLFGTALMVPLYLLARRIYSREAGYIALLVAAVYPALTGTILFWGTMTEPPYYFFAYGALLALLAGMERRRAWAVFLAGLAAGAAYIVRPEGIAYFAILLFYLVVIRLGEWIAGRRAANPPLQARRVALELLCLAVGFALIFMPYMIYVRLETGAWMISEKAGVTFVTSWRLAYGDTVAFDKATWGLDSTGLEVFFFSRESYHVSMVEAILQAPAEFVRLVYQNVLALLAQAFSPRMFPYFFLPLVGLGLFGETWSRTRAKREFLMLLSLLPVMAFLVFFIQERYIAALLPTLILWLAAGLVRLGEWVAGTARLLFGASEAPRWRRWGTWLPTLLIVAMLVVALPRIMDNTARGSFRFAHKTVGLWIKDALPTTRDTVIMARYPAIAFYADARWEPTPNATWPEVLRYARHVGADYFVLDSREVEKLRPQLAFLMDKTQIPPELELVHVDTSEGETLMVYRIKPNP, from the coding sequence ATGACCGTTCGGGCGGGGCAGACTTCGCGGAACCGAGAATGGCTGTGGGTGGGGCTGCTGGTCGGCCTGGCGTTTCTGGTGCGGCTAGGGCTGGTGCTGTTCGTGGACCGCGTGGTGTGGGGCGACGAGCCGTTCTACCTGTGGCTGGGGCGCAACTGGTTTGAGGGGCGCGGCTATTCGTTCACGGGCTACTCGGACGTGCACCACACGCCTGGGTATCCGTTCCTGAGCGCCGTCTTCTATCTCATCACGGGCAACCTGGAGACCGCCAGCGACATCTGCTACGTGCTGTTTGGCACGGCGCTCATGGTGCCCTTGTACCTGCTGGCGCGGCGTATCTACAGCCGCGAGGCCGGGTATATTGCGCTGCTCGTGGCGGCGGTCTATCCCGCGCTCACGGGGACTATCCTGTTCTGGGGCACGATGACCGAGCCGCCCTACTACTTCTTCGCGTATGGGGCTCTGCTCGCGCTCCTTGCGGGGATGGAGCGGCGGCGCGCGTGGGCGGTGTTCCTGGCGGGCCTTGCGGCGGGCGCGGCGTACATCGTTCGCCCGGAGGGGATCGCCTATTTCGCCATCCTGCTGTTCTATCTCGTTGTGATTCGCCTGGGCGAGTGGATTGCGGGCCGGCGGGCTGCAAACCCGCCCCTACAGGCGCGGCGCGTAGCGCTGGAACTGCTGTGCCTGGCGGTGGGATTCGCCCTCATCTTCATGCCCTACATGATCTACGTCCGCCTGGAGACGGGGGCGTGGATGATCAGCGAGAAGGCGGGCGTAACTTTCGTTACCAGTTGGCGGCTGGCCTACGGCGACACGGTGGCCTTTGACAAGGCCACGTGGGGGCTGGACTCCACCGGGTTGGAGGTGTTCTTCTTCTCCCGCGAGAGTTATCACGTGAGCATGGTGGAGGCCATCCTGCAAGCGCCCGCGGAGTTCGTGCGCCTGGTGTATCAGAACGTCCTGGCGCTCCTGGCGCAGGCGTTCTCGCCGCGCATGTTCCCGTACTTCTTCCTGCCGCTGGTGGGGCTGGGACTGTTCGGCGAGACCTGGAGCCGCACGCGCGCCAAGCGGGAGTTCCTCATGCTGTTGTCGCTCCTGCCGGTCATGGCGTTCCTGGTCTTCTTCATCCAGGAGCGGTACATCGCGGCGTTGCTGCCGACGCTCATCCTGTGGCTTGCGGCGGGTCTCGTCCGGTTGGGCGAGTGGGTCGCGGGGACGGCGCGCCTGCTGTTCGGGGCGTCGGAGGCCCCGCGCTGGCGGCGCTGGGGGACATGGCTGCCCACGCTCCTCATCGTCGCGATGCTCGTGGTGGCGCTCCCGCGCATTATGGACAACACGGCGCGCGGCTCGTTCCGCTTCGCGCACAAGACCGTTGGCCTGTGGATAAAGGACGCGCTGCCTACGACGCGGGACACGGTCATCATGGCGCGCTATCCGGCCATCGCGTTCTATGCGGATGCCCGATGGGAACCCACGCCCAACGCCACCTGGCCCGAGGTGCTGCGCTACGCTCGGCACGTTGGGGCGGACTATTTCGTGCTGGATAGCCGCGAGGTGGAGAAACTCCGGCCGCAACTGGCCTTCCTGATGGACAAGACGCAGATACCGCCCGAACTGGAACTGGTACACGTGGACACCAGCGAGGGCGAGACGCTGATGGTGTACCGAATCAAACCGAATCCGTAA
- a CDS encoding glycosyltransferase family 2 protein has translation MPAHNEANNIEAVLDQIRAVDPGLDVLVVDDASTDDTAERARRKGATVVSLPCNLGYGGAVQTGFRYAVEHGYDIGIMMDADGQHAPQSLPALLRAVEEGADVALGSRFLGRMEYDAGWARRTGMGIFRAIVRRVTRRPFTDPTSGYQALTREVMEFFARDNYPTDFPDADTLIVLHHAGFNVVEVPVVVRARISGTSMHAGWKPIYYVVKMLLSIFVVLLRKQTHTNAIRPSQNGIRQGGK, from the coding sequence ATGCCGGCCCACAACGAGGCCAACAACATAGAGGCCGTCCTGGATCAGATTCGGGCCGTGGACCCTGGCCTGGACGTGCTGGTGGTGGACGACGCTTCCACGGACGATACGGCCGAGCGCGCCCGCCGTAAAGGGGCCACGGTGGTGAGCCTGCCCTGCAACCTAGGCTACGGGGGCGCAGTTCAGACGGGCTTTCGCTACGCGGTGGAACACGGCTACGACATCGGCATCATGATGGACGCCGACGGCCAGCACGCCCCGCAAAGCCTACCGGCGCTGCTGCGCGCGGTGGAGGAAGGCGCGGACGTGGCGCTGGGGTCGCGCTTCCTGGGCCGTATGGAGTACGACGCAGGGTGGGCGCGCCGCACGGGCATGGGCATCTTCCGCGCCATCGTGCGGCGGGTTACCCGTCGGCCTTTCACCGACCCCACATCGGGGTATCAGGCCCTCACGCGCGAGGTGATGGAGTTCTTCGCGCGCGACAACTATCCGACGGATTTTCCCGATGCCGACACGCTCATCGTGCTCCACCATGCGGGGTTCAATGTCGTGGAGGTTCCCGTCGTTGTTCGGGCGCGGATCAGCGGCACGTCCATGCACGCCGGCTGGAAGCCCATCTACTACGTGGTCAAGATGCTGCTGTCTATCTTTGTGGTCCTGCTCCGCAAGCAAACGCACACCAACGCCATTCGCCCCTCACAAAACGGAATCCGCCAGGGAGGTAAGTGA
- a CDS encoding polysaccharide deacetylase family protein encodes MVQVINAFTVDVEEWYQAELLRQRRLPATPEDQAKEAIQPLLDLLEETGVRATFFVVGEVMKKHPALFRRIHDLGHEIACHGMSHRPLWTMSEAELERELGEFSDLYDRVLDGRRPAGFRAPTFSLNRDTRWAVPVLREFGYTYDSSIFPARTPLYGVPGAPLAPYRISAADVRREEPRGPLWEFPMTVCDVAGLRLPVSGGAYLRLWPYRLVRRCLREVNRTRPFVVYVHPWELYEGTPKVKGLTPLEHVATYWGRRGGLAKVRALLRDFAFAPMREVLQAWAAQVNSVKEAQPS; translated from the coding sequence ATGGTACAGGTGATCAACGCATTCACCGTGGACGTGGAGGAGTGGTACCAGGCTGAACTCCTGCGCCAGCGTCGGCTCCCCGCGACGCCGGAGGATCAGGCCAAGGAAGCCATCCAGCCCCTGCTGGATTTGCTGGAGGAGACGGGCGTCCGCGCGACGTTCTTCGTCGTCGGCGAGGTGATGAAGAAGCATCCGGCCCTGTTCCGCCGCATCCACGACCTGGGGCACGAAATCGCCTGCCACGGCATGAGCCATCGCCCGCTGTGGACCATGTCGGAGGCCGAGTTGGAGCGCGAACTGGGCGAGTTCTCCGATCTCTACGACCGTGTTCTGGATGGGAGGCGGCCTGCGGGGTTCCGGGCGCCCACGTTTTCGCTGAATCGGGACACCCGCTGGGCCGTGCCGGTGCTGCGCGAATTCGGGTACACCTACGATTCCAGCATTTTCCCCGCACGGACGCCATTGTACGGGGTGCCCGGCGCGCCGCTGGCTCCGTACCGCATCTCGGCGGCGGATGTGAGGCGCGAGGAGCCGCGCGGGCCGCTGTGGGAATTCCCCATGACGGTGTGCGACGTGGCGGGGCTGCGGCTGCCCGTTTCGGGCGGGGCGTACCTGCGGCTGTGGCCCTATCGGCTGGTGCGGCGGTGCCTGCGCGAGGTCAACCGCACCCGGCCCTTTGTCGTGTACGTGCACCCGTGGGAGTTGTACGAGGGCACGCCCAAGGTCAAAGGTCTGACCCCGCTTGAGCACGTGGCGACCTACTGGGGACGCAGGGGCGGGCTGGCCAAGGTTCGGGCCTTGCTGCGCGATTTCGCCTTCGCGCCCATGCGCGAGGTCTTGCAGGCGTGGGCGGCGCAGGTCAACTCGGTGAAGGAGGCGCAGCCCTCATGA
- a CDS encoding DUF2029 domain-containing protein, protein MNRWLQVVVVAVLVALVAWWGVGVYRITNNHDFEVQYQAAERLRAGENIYADSAGFKAALESGQFNMRDNSIRWPYANPPLLAILTVPLTYLPYDVAAAIWTGLTTLFLLGACAAILAAIGRLDWTGAVVALVLLYGYYPATVCLRLGQVEILLFLLIALAFLALKRGRDEWAGAALGFATAIKFFPGALILFLAWKRKWKAAAWGLGIGAVVLAASILIAGPENFAAYTEAWGVYAGGAFSAFPLNQSLNGFFSRLFRPNVFWPTLRGLELPGLATGLWLGGAAVLGAALAWLTRKGTDARDRRFDMEFSAAILVLLLAQPHSQVYAFVWALLPLIVVACRAVSTYPWSWLEVGALVVGYFMLGRQWFRLPPIPVRFVRSHVMFGALLLAALVFYILWRKLPAPAAQGGET, encoded by the coding sequence ATGAATCGGTGGCTACAAGTTGTCGTCGTTGCGGTTCTGGTCGCGCTTGTGGCGTGGTGGGGCGTGGGCGTCTATCGCATCACGAACAATCACGATTTTGAGGTGCAGTATCAAGCGGCCGAACGGCTGCGCGCCGGTGAGAACATCTACGCCGACAGCGCGGGGTTCAAGGCGGCCCTGGAGAGCGGCCAGTTCAACATGCGAGACAACAGCATACGCTGGCCCTACGCCAACCCGCCGCTGCTGGCCATCCTGACCGTGCCGCTGACCTATCTGCCCTACGACGTGGCGGCGGCCATCTGGACAGGCCTCACGACGCTGTTCTTGCTGGGCGCGTGCGCGGCGATTTTGGCGGCCATCGGGCGGCTGGACTGGACGGGGGCGGTCGTGGCGCTGGTGCTGCTGTACGGCTACTATCCGGCGACGGTGTGTCTGCGCCTGGGGCAGGTGGAAATCCTGCTGTTCCTGCTCATCGCGCTGGCGTTCCTGGCGCTGAAGCGCGGGCGCGACGAGTGGGCAGGGGCGGCGCTGGGGTTCGCCACCGCCATCAAGTTCTTCCCGGGCGCGCTCATCCTGTTCCTGGCGTGGAAGCGGAAATGGAAGGCGGCCGCGTGGGGGCTGGGCATCGGCGCGGTGGTGCTGGCCGCGAGCATCCTCATCGCCGGGCCTGAGAACTTCGCCGCGTACACGGAGGCGTGGGGGGTCTATGCGGGCGGGGCGTTCAGCGCGTTTCCGCTCAATCAGTCGCTCAACGGGTTTTTCAGCCGCCTGTTCCGCCCCAACGTGTTCTGGCCGACGCTGCGCGGGCTGGAACTGCCGGGCCTGGCGACGGGCCTGTGGTTGGGGGGCGCGGCGGTCCTGGGCGCGGCGCTGGCCTGGCTGACGCGCAAGGGCACCGATGCGCGAGACCGGCGGTTTGACATGGAGTTCTCGGCGGCCATCCTGGTGCTCCTGCTGGCGCAGCCCCACTCGCAGGTCTATGCCTTCGTGTGGGCGCTGTTGCCGCTCATTGTCGTGGCCTGCCGCGCCGTGAGCACCTACCCGTGGTCGTGGCTGGAAGTTGGGGCGCTGGTGGTGGGCTACTTCATGCTGGGGAGGCAGTGGTTCCGGTTGCCGCCCATACCGGTGCGGTTCGTGCGCTCGCATGTGATGTTCGGCGCGCTGCTGCTGGCCGCGCTGGTCTTCTACATCCTGTGGCGCAAATTGCCTGCGCCGGCGGCGCAAGGAGGGGAGACATGA
- a CDS encoding radical SAM protein, with amino-acid sequence MNSRTVCVNPPGLPGTTANREGAGGMGNVYPEPGAFLYPPHTLAAVAGALRDGGLEVVARDGVLEGDSVDRAVAWAAGQMPTWLIVQVSWATREADVAFLRAARAALPHTPIVAIGASVAWMEDAQRAVPDVAWLVGEPERTLGLFLALFGTDSERWRGALSPAVLSKPGAPTRQVQSLENLPRPAWDLFRWQGYGMLTVVGSKGCDHACAYCPYIVAQGNRFRPRPVDEIVDEMAYLAREFRPARVVFRDPVFARERDRVLALCEGLARRKVRLAWECESRADDLDAELVQAMARAGCTAVKLGVESADTAVLVAARRVRDAASAEVYRGRALAVAAACARHGVALRVFLLTGLPQESDAAIAETARFVAEMRPSALHVKVVDRYPGTSMDWAVPAGDAQRRAEVLRASWTPPSAQARRGLLARVARRLGR; translated from the coding sequence GTGAACAGCCGCACGGTTTGTGTGAACCCGCCCGGCCTGCCGGGTACGACCGCCAACCGCGAGGGCGCGGGCGGCATGGGCAATGTGTACCCCGAACCGGGCGCGTTCCTGTACCCGCCGCACACTCTGGCGGCGGTGGCGGGGGCCTTGCGGGATGGCGGGCTGGAAGTCGTGGCGCGCGATGGCGTCCTGGAGGGCGACTCGGTGGATCGGGCGGTGGCCTGGGCGGCCGGCCAGATGCCCACGTGGTTGATCGTGCAGGTGTCGTGGGCTACGCGGGAGGCGGATGTCGCCTTTCTGCGGGCGGCGCGCGCGGCCCTTCCCCACACGCCCATTGTGGCGATCGGCGCGTCGGTGGCGTGGATGGAGGATGCGCAGCGCGCGGTTCCCGATGTGGCGTGGCTTGTCGGCGAGCCGGAGCGGACGCTGGGCCTTTTCCTGGCGTTGTTCGGGACGGATTCGGAGCGGTGGCGTGGGGCGCTATCGCCAGCCGTGTTGAGCAAGCCCGGAGCACCGACACGGCAGGTGCAGTCCCTGGAGAATCTGCCGCGGCCCGCGTGGGATTTGTTCCGCTGGCAGGGCTACGGGATGCTCACCGTCGTGGGCAGCAAGGGGTGCGACCACGCCTGCGCCTACTGCCCGTATATCGTGGCCCAGGGCAATCGGTTCCGCCCGCGTCCGGTGGACGAGATCGTGGACGAGATGGCGTATCTGGCGCGGGAGTTCCGACCGGCGCGGGTGGTGTTCCGCGATCCGGTTTTCGCCCGGGAGCGCGACCGCGTCCTGGCGCTGTGCGAGGGGCTGGCGCGGCGCAAGGTGCGCCTGGCGTGGGAGTGCGAGTCGCGCGCCGACGACCTGGACGCCGAACTGGTGCAGGCGATGGCGCGGGCGGGGTGCACGGCGGTGAAGTTGGGCGTGGAGTCCGCCGACACGGCGGTGCTTGTGGCCGCGAGGCGCGTGCGCGACGCCGCCAGCGCGGAGGTGTACCGCGGGCGCGCCCTGGCGGTGGCTGCGGCCTGCGCGCGCCATGGCGTCGCGCTGCGGGTGTTTCTGCTCACGGGCTTGCCGCAGGAGAGCGACGCCGCCATCGCCGAGACCGCGCGCTTCGTGGCGGAGATGCGGCCGTCGGCGTTGCACGTCAAGGTTGTGGACAGGTATCCGGGCACATCCATGGACTGGGCGGTGCCTGCGGGGGATGCACAGCGCCGCGCCGAGGTTCTCCGCGCGTCGTGGACGCCGCCGTCGGCGCAGGCGCGGCGCGGACTTTTGGCGAGGGTTGCGAGGAGGCTTGGTCGGTGA
- a CDS encoding DUF2304 domain-containing protein, with protein MSLAARILLIAVGVGILVFVVNLVRTRKLKEEYAILWLFTGIVLVLLPVVIDLLDAISFALGITYPPAFIGLVAAVCILFILFQFSTSISRFSERTKVLAQEVAILKERVRRLEAQLAEARAAQHAEVEDTE; from the coding sequence ATGAGCCTTGCTGCGAGGATCTTGCTCATCGCGGTGGGCGTCGGGATACTGGTGTTCGTTGTCAACCTGGTGCGCACCCGCAAACTGAAAGAGGAGTACGCCATCCTGTGGCTGTTCACCGGCATCGTCCTCGTGCTGCTGCCCGTCGTCATTGACCTGCTGGACGCCATCTCGTTCGCCCTGGGCATCACGTACCCGCCGGCGTTCATCGGGCTGGTGGCGGCGGTCTGCATCCTGTTCATCCTGTTCCAGTTCTCCACCAGTATCTCGCGCTTCAGCGAGCGGACGAAGGTTCTGGCGCAGGAGGTGGCGATCCTGAAGGAGCGGGTGCGTCGCCTGGAGGCGCAACTGGCCGAGGCCCGCGCCGCGCAGCATGCGGAGGTGGAAGACACGGAATGA